From Stigmatopora nigra isolate UIUO_SnigA chromosome 5, RoL_Snig_1.1, whole genome shotgun sequence, a single genomic window includes:
- the nmur1a gene encoding neuromedin-U receptor 1: MIPELNGSDINGCDMLEANMSITLDQFLEKYLGPRRSPMLLPIFITYLIIFLVGVFGNILTCTVIARNNVMWTATNYYLFSLAVSDLLVLLLGMPLELYELWQNYPFLFGLGGCYFKTFLFETVCLASILNVTSLSVERYIAVVHPLRAKYVVTPSHAKRVIFTVWGVSVLCALPNTSLHGIDYLRCNSTDGQQEIPDSVICTVVKPMWIYNLIIQVTTWLFFFLPMLIISVLYTLIGLQLKRERMHQALETNSGPGRNSFCSVRTQQQKARRRQVTKMLFVLVVVFGICWAPFHTDRLVWSFITDWTSNLQQLFEYVHILSGVFFYLSSAVNPILYNLMSTRFREMFTEVMCHRSHAIPRKYSLSVTRVTLRSTLNEAPLSTGANVADDEAVDVEQAVKEETTVRF, encoded by the exons ATGATTCCTGAGTTGAATGGCAGTGACATTAATGGCTGTGACATGCTTGAGGCAAACATGAGCATAACATTGGACCAATTTCTGGAGAAATATTTAGGACCCCGTCGATCACCCATGTTGCTTCCCATCTTTATCACTTACTTGATCATATTTTTAGTTGGGGTATTTGGCAATATACTGACTTGCACTGTCATCGCACGCAACAACGTAATGTGGACAGCAACAAATTACTACCTGTTCAGCCTGGCCGTTTCAGACCTGCTGGTACTACTATTGGGCATGCCACTGGAGCTGTACGAACTATGGCAGAACTACCCATTCCTATTTGGCTTAGGAGGTTGCTACTTCAAGACTTTCTTGTTCGAGACGGTCTGCTTGGCATCTATCCTCAATGTGACCTCACTAAGTGTGGAGCGCTACATCGCTGTGGTGCACCCACTACGTGCAAAATATGTCGTGACGCCATCCCATGCCAAGAGGGTTATCTTCACCGTCTGGGGTGTATCCGTGTTGTGTGCTCTTCCCAACACAAGTCTGCATGGGATTGACTACCTTCGCTGTAATTCCACAGATGGACAACAGGAGATCCCCGACTCGGTTATTTGTACAGTGGTGAAGCCAATGTGGATTTATAACTTGATCATCCAAGTGACCACCTGGCTATTTTTCTTCCTGCCCATGCTCATCATTAGTGTTCTTTACACACTCATTGGTCTCCAGTTAAAACGAGAGAGAATGCACCAAGCACTGGAAACAAACTCAGGCCCCGGTCGGAACAGCTTCTGTAGTGTCCGCACTCAACAACAAAAGGCTCGACGGCGGCAGGTCACCAAGATGCTGT ttgttttagtggtggtttttgggaTCTGCTGGGCCCCGTTTCACACCGACCGCCTTGTGTGGAGTTTCATCACTGATTGGACCAGCAACCTACAACAGCTCTTCGAGTATGTTCACATCTTATCTGGAGTGTTCTTCTACCTTAGTTCAGCAGTTAACCCTATCTTATACAACCTTATGTCTACACGCTTTCGAGAAATGTTCACAGAGGTCATGTGTCACCGATCACACGCCATCCCTCGAAAATACTCTTTAAGTGTCACTAGAGTGACGCTCCGGAGCACCCTAAATGAAGCTCCACTTAGCACTGGAGCTAATGTTGCAGATGATGAGGCAGTGGATGTAGAGCAGGCAGTAAAAGAAGAGACTACGGTCAGGTTTTAA
- the dynlt2b gene encoding dynein light chain Tctex-type protein 2B encodes MESSDTYLIRPNYQHKFKPAVVKECIRETVKALLTEVDYDPDEVSELTSKVADSVKNKVKKLGFDRYKFIVQVTIGEQRGQGVKMSSRCLWDADTDNYAEDVFMNDSLFCAVAVFGSYFY; translated from the exons ATGGAAAGCTCGGATACATACCTCATACGACCCAACTATCAGCACAA ATTCAAGCCTGCAGTTGTGAAGGAGTGCATTCGTGAAACTGTTAAGGCTCTTCTGACTGAAGTAGACTACGACCCAGATGAAGTTTCAGAGCTGACCTCCAAAGTAGCCGACTCTGTGAAGAATAAAGTCAAGA AGTTAGGGTTTGACAGGTACAAGTTCATTGTGCAGGTGACAATTGGAGAACAGCGTGGACAAGGAGTCAA GATGTCTTCAAGGTGTTTATGGGATGCTGATACAGACAACTATGCAGAAGATGTTTTTATGAAT GACAGCTTGTTCTGTGCAGTGGCTGTGTTTGGAAGCTATTTCTATTAA